A window of the Kineosporia corallincola genome harbors these coding sequences:
- the ftsW gene encoding putative lipid II flippase FtsW, translating into MTVAAESPFAGRAASLSRQVAGRLNSPLTSYYLVLGATVTLTCIGLVMVLSSSSVESIADGASPFTEFWKQAMFAALGLPGLVICMRVPPRIWQMLAWPMLLAAFLLQALTFVPHIGVGTNGNHSWIAVAGFTLQPAEVGKLALIVWGATVLVRKRPLIHRPMHALIPVVPGAGVLLILIMGGKDLGTAMVVMAIVAGLLFVAGAPLRIFAAASGVLLFAVLVLVQASSNRLDRIGSWMSGCSATSEQAQGSCFQSVHGQWALASGGWWGVGLGGSREKWGLLPEAHNDFIFAIVGEELGLVGTLLVIGLLLTLCLGLARIVLRTDDEFVKIATSGVLIWVVTHSVINIGGVVGLLPIVGMPLPLVSSGGTALITMLAALGMVLGFARRESGVAEALAARAGLVQRSLAVLPVRRNGRNR; encoded by the coding sequence GTGACGGTCGCCGCCGAGTCACCGTTCGCCGGCCGGGCGGCCTCGCTGTCCCGCCAGGTGGCCGGGCGGCTGAACTCACCCCTCACCTCGTACTACCTGGTGCTCGGCGCCACCGTCACGCTGACCTGCATCGGCCTGGTGATGGTGCTGTCCAGCTCCAGCGTCGAGTCGATCGCCGACGGTGCCTCGCCGTTCACCGAGTTCTGGAAGCAGGCGATGTTCGCGGCGCTCGGCTTGCCCGGGCTGGTCATCTGCATGCGGGTGCCGCCGCGCATCTGGCAGATGCTGGCCTGGCCGATGCTGCTGGCCGCCTTCCTGCTCCAGGCACTCACTTTCGTGCCGCACATCGGCGTCGGCACCAACGGCAACCACAGCTGGATCGCGGTCGCCGGTTTCACCCTCCAGCCCGCCGAGGTCGGCAAGCTCGCCCTGATCGTCTGGGGCGCCACCGTGCTGGTGCGCAAGCGCCCGCTGATCCACCGGCCGATGCACGCCCTGATCCCGGTGGTGCCGGGGGCCGGCGTGCTGCTGATCCTGATCATGGGCGGAAAAGACCTGGGGACGGCGATGGTCGTGATGGCCATCGTCGCCGGGCTGCTGTTCGTGGCGGGCGCCCCGCTGCGGATCTTCGCGGCCGCCTCCGGCGTGCTGCTGTTCGCCGTGCTGGTGCTGGTGCAGGCCAGCAGCAACCGGCTGGACCGGATCGGCAGCTGGATGAGCGGGTGCAGCGCCACCAGTGAACAGGCCCAGGGCAGCTGTTTCCAGAGCGTGCACGGGCAGTGGGCACTGGCCTCCGGCGGCTGGTGGGGCGTGGGCCTCGGCGGCAGCCGGGAGAAATGGGGTCTCCTGCCGGAGGCCCACAACGACTTCATCTTCGCCATCGTCGGCGAGGAGCTGGGCCTCGTCGGTACCTTGCTCGTGATCGGCCTGCTGCTGACCCTGTGTCTCGGCCTGGCCCGGATCGTGCTGCGCACCGACGACGAATTCGTGAAGATCGCTACCTCGGGAGTTCTGATCTGGGTGGTCACCCACTCCGTCATCAACATCGGTGGGGTCGTCGGGCTCCTGCCGATCGTCGGAATGCCGCTGCCGCTGGTCTCCAGCGGTGGAACGGCGCTCATCACGATGCTCGCCGCCCTCGGCATGGTGCTCGGCTTCGCCCGGCGCGAGTCCGGGGTCGCCGAGGCACTGGCTGCCCGCGCCGGGTTGGTACAGCGATCACTTGCCGTGCTTCCGGTGCGGCGGAACGGTAGGAACCGATGA
- a CDS encoding UDP-N-acetylglucosamine--N-acetylmuramyl-(pentapeptide) pyrophosphoryl-undecaprenol N-acetylglucosamine transferase has product MSLSVVLAGGGTTGHIAPLLALADCLRRRDPATKITALGTAEGLEARLVPAAGYDLELMPRVPMPRKPSPALLHLPGNLKAAIDAAAAVLEGADVLVGFGGYVSSPAYLAARRLGVPFVVHEANASPGLANKLGARFTPHVAVTFPGTPLRHAQVIGLPLRRQITMLDRDSQRETARVALGLKPNQTTLFVTGGSLGAQRLNETFGRSAWLLHGAGVQVLHTAGRGKTVLFDDGDQPPNYLVTEYLDRMDLAYAAADMVVCRSGAGNVSEVTALGLPAAYVPLPIGNGEQRHNAEPVVRAGGGLLVDNDACDPIWVANTLLPILNDPQRLWAMGDAAARFGIRDADERLASMVEVAAGRGGHR; this is encoded by the coding sequence ATGAGTCTCTCCGTCGTACTGGCCGGTGGTGGAACCACCGGCCACATCGCCCCCCTGCTGGCCCTGGCCGACTGCCTGCGCCGTCGCGACCCGGCCACCAAGATCACCGCGCTGGGCACCGCCGAGGGCCTGGAGGCCCGCCTGGTGCCGGCCGCCGGTTACGACCTGGAGCTGATGCCCCGGGTGCCGATGCCGCGCAAGCCGTCCCCGGCGCTGCTGCACCTGCCGGGCAACCTGAAGGCCGCGATCGACGCGGCCGCCGCGGTGCTCGAAGGTGCCGACGTGCTGGTCGGTTTCGGCGGTTACGTGTCCTCGCCGGCCTACCTGGCCGCGCGCCGGCTCGGGGTGCCGTTCGTGGTGCACGAGGCCAACGCCAGCCCCGGGCTGGCGAACAAGCTGGGCGCCCGGTTCACCCCGCACGTCGCGGTCACCTTCCCGGGCACGCCGCTGCGTCACGCCCAGGTGATCGGCCTGCCGCTGCGCCGGCAGATCACCATGCTGGACCGTGACTCGCAGCGCGAGACGGCCCGGGTGGCGCTCGGCCTGAAACCGAACCAGACCACGCTCTTCGTCACCGGCGGCTCGCTCGGCGCCCAGCGCCTGAACGAGACCTTCGGCCGCTCCGCCTGGCTGCTGCACGGCGCCGGGGTGCAGGTGCTGCACACCGCGGGCCGCGGCAAGACGGTGCTGTTCGACGACGGCGACCAGCCGCCGAACTACCTGGTCACCGAGTACCTGGACCGGATGGACCTGGCCTACGCGGCCGCCGACATGGTGGTCTGCCGCTCCGGGGCCGGCAACGTCAGCGAGGTCACCGCGCTGGGTCTGCCCGCCGCCTACGTGCCGCTGCCGATCGGCAACGGTGAGCAGCGGCACAACGCCGAGCCGGTGGTGCGCGCCGGGGGCGGTCTGCTGGTCGACAACGACGCCTGCGACCCGATCTGGGTGGCGAACACCCTGCTGCCGATCCTGAACGACCCCCAGCGCCTGTGGGCCATGGGCGACGCCGCGGCCCGCTTCGGGATCCGTGACGCAGACGAGCGGCTCGCCTCGATGGTCGAGGTCGCGGCCGGCCGGGGAGGCCACCGATGA